The Alteromonas mediterranea DE genome contains the following window.
GTCGCTTCCTTCTGCATAAACTTGCTGACCAGACCTTACCGGGCGGTTAATCACCTTGGCAGGCTTTAGCGTAGCTACAGCAGGCGGGCTTATCGCTTCAGCCTTTGCCGGTGCGGCCGGCTCATTATTTTGAGATTGGGCAGACTCCGCATCGCTGTTGGTTGTGCTTTCGCTTTTAACCTCAGCACTTTGCGCTGTTTTTTGTGAACGAAGCGTACTATCTGTGAATTTACTTTGACTTACATCGGCAAGACCTAAGTCATTAATCGTTGGTTTTAGCTCTGCCACTTCCCCTTTAACCGCCATAGGCTGTAGCTGTAACCTGCGACACAGTGCAACAAGTAGTTCGAATTCAGTGGCCGATAGGGGCTTAATGAGGTGCAATATCAGTGAGGAACGCGTGAAAAACTGTGGCGCACTGGCAACCTTCTGAGACAACTGAGCTTCAAAGTTATCTGGCTCAAAATCTAATACTTCTAACACAATACTGGTGAGCGTAGTGCCCTTCATGCGAAAGCAAGTTTCTGTCATTTTTTCTTCCCGAAAAGGTGTTGCTTGTGACTAAGCTTTAAAGCAAAACCTATTAGCGCAATATGTTGTTGCTGTCTAACGCAGCTGTATAAATCTTTCAGTGTGTCACTGTATCAAAAATTGCGTGTACATACAGCAACTGTGCGGTGTGTTTAACACGTTATTGGCATACTTTTATTTCAAAGACTAAGCCAAGAACATGCCAACAAGCGAATAGTTTTTACGCGGCAAGGGGGGCTAGCATTGTTGCTCAGGTTTTTACGGCGGCGTTAAGACGAAAAAGTGCGACTCTCGGTCGCACTTTTTCGCGTTTAGGGGCATGTTTTATATTTAAGGCCGGGTTAACTTTTCAGGGTCTAACAGTTGTACCAACTCGTCTCTGGGAATATCTGTCATCGCCTCGGCCACATCGATAACCGGCTTGTTTTCCTTATAAGCGGTTTTTGCAATTTCCGCAGCTTTAGCGTAGCCAATAACCGGGTTTAGGGCGGTTACAAGTACGGGGTTTCGATAAAGCGCTTCTTCTAAATTATCCTGGTTAACGGTAAACCCTTTAATCGCCTGTTCGCCGATAAGGCTTGCACTGTTGGTCATTAGCGACAAACTTGAAAGCAAGTTGGTCGCAATCATTGGCAGCATCACATTAAGCTCAAAGTTACCAGACTGGCCGCCCACGGTTATGGCCGCATCATTCCCAATAACCTGAGCAGAAGCCATCGCCACGGCTTCGGGAATTACCGGGTTCACCTTGCCAGGCATAATAGACGAGCCAGGCTGTAATGCCGGTAACGCTATTTCGCCAAGCCCAGCTAGCGGGCCGGAATTCATCCAGCGCAAATCGTTCGCGATTTTCATTAACGTCACCGCTAAGCTTTTCAGCGCACCAGATAAGGTTACCGCCGTATCCTGCGAGCCGATAAGTGCAAAAAAATTATCTGCTGGCGTAAACGGAATATCAGTAAGTTCTTTTAACGTTTCAGAAAACGCTGGGGCAAAGTCGGCATGGGCGTTTATCCCCGTCCCTACTGCGGTCCCCCCTTGGGCTAGGGTTTGAATTGCGGGCTGCACTGAGCGAAGGGTTGCTAGCTGCTGTTTTAACTGCGCCGACCACGCCATTAGGCTTTGGTCCATACGAACAGGCATAGCATCCATTAAATGTGTACGCCCTGTCTTGCAGTATTGCGCCACAGACTCTGCTTTGACTTCAATCACCTCAATTAAGCTTTCGACCGCAGGGATGAGTTCGCCCGATAGGGCAATTGCCGCACTTACATGAATGGTGGTGGGTATTACGTCGTTAGAACTTTGTCCATAGTTTACATGATCGTTGGGGTGTACTTTTTCATTCGCGTTACGTGAGGCTAGCTGCGCAATCACTTCGTTCGCATTCATGTTAGTACTCGTCCCAGAGCCGGTTTGAAACACATCTACCGGAAAGTGTACTAATACATCATCCATTGCTAAAAGTTCATCACACGCGTTAACGATGGCTTGCCCGCGGTCAACGGTTAGTGCTTCAAGTTTCATGTTTGCTTGCGCCGCTGCCTTTTTAACGGTGATGAGTGCGCGAATGAATGCCTCTGGCATTTGCTGACCGCTTACGGGGAAGTTGTTTATAGCCCGTTGCGTTTGCGCGCCATATAGTGCGTTTTTGGGTACTTCAAGCTCTCCCATGCTGTCGCGTTCTGTGCGTGTCGCTGTCATTACTCGTGTCCTTGTATTGATGAAAATGGTTGAAAACTTAGGTACTGCGCTTAGCAAGCTTCCCCTGCTTTGAACCTGCTCATATCTATTGTTATCCGTGCAAAGCCTATTCGATCACTCTTTTTACTCAATATAACGGTTTGCGTTTCATTCTGACCGCTATAAAGCTAACTAGCGCCTCGATAAAGCCAACTGATTAGCTTGATGTTTAATTGGCGCGGCAAGCAGCATATCACCTTGTGTACGTTTACTTGCCGTTACACGAATGAAAGTACATTGAGCATAGCACCAATAAAAACAAATGATAACCATTAGCATTTGATTTGATCTAGTGGTACGCTGATACGTATGTAAGGATGAACCATTTCGTTCCACCAATAGGTGTAATTCATCTAAATTCAAGGACATTATCTATGATTAAGAAGTTACTTGGAGGCGCTACGTTTCTTTTCTTCGCTTCAAGCGCTTTTGCAAATGACTGTGCTGTTACCGTAGAAAGTAACGACGCTATGCAATTTAATACGTCAAATGTGGTTATTCCAGCAAGCTGTGATGAGTTTACCGTCACGCTTAAACATACCGGTCAGTTACCGAAACAGTCTATGGGCCATAACTGGGTTATGACAGCCAAGGCAGATGGACAAGCTGTAGCAACCGACGGTATGAGCGCTGGTTTAGACAATAACTACATTAAGCCTAACGATGAGAGAGTCATTGGCGCTACAGAAATTATTGGCGGCGGTGAAGAAACCTCTACCACGTTTTCAGTAAAAGGGTTGAGTAAAGATGAAGACTATATGTTTTTCTGCTCTTTCCCAGGCCACATTGGCATAATGCAGGGAACGGTTACACTAGAAAGTTAATAGTAAAAACGTGTTGGCGCGCCAGTAAACCGGTGCGCCTTTATCATTATGACTGTATTACGCTAAGCTAACGCTTCTCGATACAGGCTTTAGTTATAGTCATTAACTTGGAATTATTCCACGCCAACAGAAAGCGCCTTATTCCAAGGTACGCTTAGCTCATAGTTATCTTTTCGCGTTTTATATTGATACACAGTGGTAGATAACTCGATGGTTTCAATATCTATATCGCCGGGAATGTTGAGCGTTAGGTTAACCGCTTGGAAAAAGCGAAAGCGGTATTTCACATCCTCACCCAATGCACCTGATTTACCCGATGTTAGCGTTACCGGCTCGCCATTTCGCTTCCCTGTAATCACAATTTTTACATTGCCATTTATTACCGCTTTCTTCTGCTTCGCCTGAAGTAACACCATTCTTAGCTGGTAAGTCTCTTCAGCGACGGGAAAGACTTCCACCCCCTCAATGGCAAAGCCTGCATCAACTTTTTCTGGGGCCATCACCCGCTCGTAAAAGCCTAATAGCTCTTGCTGCGCTTCTAGCTCTTTTTTCTGCTCACTTAAGGTGCTGGTAATTTTTTCTGCTTCTAGTTTTGATAATTCTATAGCCACTTCAAGTTGATTTACTCTCGTGATCAGGGTGTTATTTTCGCTAGACAAAATGGCAATAGTGTCTTGCTGGGCCTGTACTTTTTTATGGTCTCCCTCATCAATCATTCGGGCGAGTTTATAACCAAACCCCACCATGACTAACATAATAAGCGCCACCAGCAGTGACCATTTATAATTGCCTAGTACTTCTTTTAACTGATCTGTTGTCATCTTCTCTACATCTATAAAAAACACTCAGTGCTAAAGCGTTCTAAATATTATGAATTTTAAGTGTTTATGGTAAGCTGCTAGCTACGTTAATCAACTGTACCACAACATGCGCTTGCAGGCTTTAAGAGAGGAAGTAGCTCACCCACGCACATCCATTCAGTTGTGCATGCTGGGCATTGTAGGGGGAACCTGCGCGGCGCTTATCATTATATTGTTTCGGCTCTGTGTTGAGTGGCTACAAGAAACCGGCGTATCGTCGCTTCAAGCTGTGCTTACCTACGACTGGTTAGTTTGGCTTATCATGCCTTTTATCAGCGTAGGGTTAATACTGTTCATCGCATTTCTTACTGGCTTCAAGCATTACCGTCTGGGTATCCCCTTCGTTATACACAGGGTTAAGTATTATTACGGCTATGTACCACTTAGAACCACAATAAACCAGTTTTTTGGCGGCATGCTTGCCTTAGTGGGGGGCTTTGTTGTAGGAAGAGAAGGTCCATCGGTGCACATGGGCGCTTCTGGCAGTAGCTTTTTAGGGCAATGGCTTAGGCTGCCTTACAACAGTATACGTATTCTGGCTGGGTGCGGCATTGCTGCAGGTATCTCGGCATCGTTCAACACCCCATTTGCCGCCGTTATTTTTGTTATGGAAGTGGTGCTTCGAGAATACAAAATTCATATCTTTGTTCCCATTATGCTAGCGGCCGCCTGCGGCTCTGTACTGACCAGAATAGTGTTTGGCGAAGTGAACGAACTGTCGTTTTTATCTTTTAACGCGTTCAGCCAGTGGATGTACTTTTACTTGGTGCTGTTAGGTGTTTTACTGGGCATGTTGGCGGTGTTATTCAACAGCCAGTTAATGAGCGTTATGACCTGGTTTCGCCCCGTTTCTATGGTGTGGCGCTTAGTACTTGCCGCGCTAATAACCGGTACAATCGGTATGTTTATCCCCGAGGCGCTTGGTGCTAATTTTATAGACGTAGAGCATTTGTTTGATAGCTCTCCGGGCGCTTTACTACTGGTATCTACCCTAATATTCAAGGTGATACTGGCGGTGTTCGCTATTGGTTTGGGAATACCGGGGGGCATCATTGGCCCAGTGATGGTAATTGGCATGCTGGCAGGCGCGGTGTTGTTATTACCGCTTTCCTACTTTATCAACGTTCCTGAGTTTACCAACAGCTTCGCTTTACTGGGCATAGCCGGCATGCTGACTGCGGTTTTGCACGCCCCCCTTGCTGCCCTATCTGCGGTTATGGAGCTTTCATATAGCCCGCAAATAATTTTGCCCGCTATGCTTGTCATTGTGCCTGCTTACGTGACCTCAACGCAGTTTTTCGGTAACCGTTCCATATTCATCCGTCAGCTCGACTACCAGAACTTACCTTACGCCATTTCGTCTATTCGCGAGGCCCTTGAAAAAACCGGCGTACTTGCGGCCATGAACACAGAGTACAAACTTTTTCACGATGCACCAGAGGCTGCACTTTTCAACTACTTAGAAAGTAATCCAACAAAAATTGTCATTCAGAAGTCAAAGTTTGAAATAGATGTGCAGTATAAACTGGTCCAATACAATGTCAGCTTGGAACACGATGCATCTGCCTTAAACTATTATGATATGGAAGGCATAAGTGCGCAGTCCACACTGCACGAAGTGTATGAACATCTCAAAAATTCGCGCTCTGGCGCTGTTTATATTTACGATCAGGAGCTTAACGATATTATTGGCGTAGTTACGTGGAATATCCTGCAAAGCTTCTTACAAAAGGCTCATTACTAATATGTACATTTTATGGTTTAAGGCACTGCATATCTTTTTCATGTTGGCATGGATGGCCGGGTTATTTTATTTACCTAGGTTGTTTGTCTACCATGCCACCACACAATCTCAAGTGGTAAAGGATGAATTTAAGGTGATGGAACGCCGGTTGTGGTTCTTTGTTACACCATTCGCCTTGTTAACTCTGGCATTCGGCGTTGCGCTTATTGTCAGCTACGGGGGCACGTGGTTTAAAATGTCAGGGTGGCTTCATATAAAGTTACTGTTGTTGCTTGCTATTTACGGGTATCACTTCTATTTGTTTAAGTTAATGAAGCAATTCGCACGGGACGAAAACAGACACACGCCCCGTTTTTATCGTTTTTTAAATGAAGCGCCGGTATTAATTATTCTCGCTATCGTTTGTCTCGCGGTGGTGAAACCTTTTTAGGGGTAACGCTAAAGCAAACACGTAAAATATACGCGCTAGACAGCACTTAAGGAAACAGTACTTATGGAAACTGTACTGCCTAGCAATAGTTAAGTAACTAAACGTGATGTTGATGTACACATAGTCGCCGAGTAGACCCCACTTCTCGGTTTTAATGAATTGTTCAGATCGGAAGACTTACCATGGATGATAGTAATCAGCACCTTAAACATTTGCTAAAGCAAACCGACCTCGCCTTCAAGGCGCTTATGAGAGAGCCTGCTTCTAGCCTGCTTAACGAGCAATATGAAAAAGCGAAGCTAGAGCTAGACACCTATACCGCTTCGCTTAAGCACACGCTAAATCAACGTCAGTATCAACGGCAGCGTTAATTTACTGCAATCAGCTACAGCACCATATAATGCTTTTCATTAAGTTATTTTGGTATACATTTCAAATTGATTAGGTAAGGAACTTGCAAGCTCCCCTGAAAGGTTCGTGTAATCTGCGAGTACCGATGGCAACTGCTTTACAAGCAGCCCCATGTTGCCTTTGAGCTCCTTCGCTTGCTTCTCATTTCGATATGAAAGTGCTAATTCCACGTTCGCCAGTGTAGAAAACAACTTTAAACACCGTGATAACCTTGATTCCGCAGGCTCTGCCTGCTCAGATGAAGCCGGTTTATCGTCTGGAGGCACTTCTTTACTAGCAGTGCTGTTTTTCTCTAAGTGCTGCCATGCATCTTCCCACACCGGTTCTAACTGTTTATGCACCTGTAATAGTCCATTTAACCAATTTTCTAGTGCGGGGGATGGGTAGGCGCTACCTTCTATTTCTAACGTTTTTAGCAATTCGCAAGGAAGGGGAGACTTTTCTTGACGCATAAAGTCTAAATGCGCGCGCAGGCCGTTCATGAGAGCGTCGGCTAACTTATCTACATCTTTATCGACCAGTTGGCTGTTGCTAGACTGAATAAGCCAAGGCATCCATTGTTCCGGCATCGGAATTTCAGGCGCCGATGCCACAGCGAATATCATTCCATCAATATGATGGGGACTTGGCAGAACCTCTCTAAAGCTAGGTAATGAAACAATATCGCTGATTGTATTTATTGGAAACCCGTCATTCACCATTACAGTCCTATTTTAATTTGCGTTCTCTTTCATGAAACGGTAGTCTGCGCGGCCACTTTGCAAGGGGGCGTTTTTAAAGCCTTATATCATTCATATAAGGCATAAAGTAAAGCACGACACTTGCATTGGGCACGCGACAATAGGTTTAAAACCAATCTGTTACTGTATTGGTTTAGCGGTACTGTTGCGTGCTCGCCTACCTATTGTCATGATAGCAAAACTTAACTAAGAGTCGTTGCAATGGCAAAAGATAAATCAGGATATATCATCGCGGCCGCCTTTATAGGCCCTGGAACAGTAACTACAGCCAGTTTGGCGGGTGCAAACTTTGGTTTTCACCTGGTGTGGGCACTGCTATTTTCCATCTTCGCAACCATCGTACTGCAAGACATGGCCGCTCGATTAGGCGTGGCAAGTGGTCAGGGCTTAGCCAGCGCTATGAAAAATATGGCGTATAAACCTTGGCTTAAAAACGCATTTATTGTGTTAATTGTTAGCGCCATTGGTATTGGAAACGCCGCCTATGAATCAGGAAATTTAACCGGCGCGGCTATTGGCTTAGATGCCTTTATTAGTATCGGCATAGGTCCATGGGCCAGCATCCTCGGCACAATTGCCATTGTTTTGCTTTGGTCCGGAAGCTACAAATGGATTGAAACCGTGCTTGTTTACCTGGTATTTATCATGGCGGGCGTGTTTCTGGTTACGCTTTTAGTGGCCAAACCTGACATTGCAGTCATGTTTAGTCAGCTTCTTTCACCGCGCCTCGACGCAGACGCCATTACGACAGTACTTGCACTTATTGGCACCACTATTGTTCCTTACAATTTATTTCTACACGCCAGCCTTGTTGCCAAGTCATCTCGGGGCCAGAACAAACAGGACGCGGTAGTAGCCTGTCGCAATCAGTCGGCGAAAGCCATAAGCATGGGCGGGCTAATTACACTTATCGTAATGGCAACGGCTATGATGGCGTTTTTTAATCAAGCCGCCACTATGGATGCCTCGAATATGGGCGAGCAACTTAAGCCTGTACTAGGTGATAAAGCGCAGTGGTTCTTTGCGCTTGGGTTATTCGCAGCAGGCCTTACCAGTGCTATCACAGCACCATTGGCCGCAGCTTATGCCGTAACGGGGGCACTGGGGCTGTCTGACGACATGCAAAGCAAGAGCTTTAAAGCGGTATGGTTTATCATCATCGTGGTAGGCGTAAGTGTGGCAGCGCTGGGCTTTAAGCCCTTACCAGCAATCTTGTTTGCACAAGCTACTAATGCCCTTTTACTGCCTATTATTGCCATTTTCTTGTTGGTTGTTATGAATAAAAGCACCGCACTAGGCGAATTCAGGAATACGTGGAAGAGTAACCTAGCAGGCTTTGTTGTAGTGGGTACCGTTATTGGGCTAGGTTTGTATAAGCTCATTGGGGTGTTTAGCTAACGTCAAGAAAACAAGAAAGGGGCAGAGTAATTTAGCCCCTTTTTTGGGTTATCGTCGTGAGTAACCAAGGTAACTGTGAACCCATGTGACCGATAGCCTCGCTGCATATGAGAAGGGCCAAAGGCATACTTTGGCCCTTTTTAACAACGCTCATAAGTTAGAAAAGTACTCTTACCCCTTCTCTTAGCTGGCGAGGCGTTGAAGAATGTC
Protein-coding sequences here:
- a CDS encoding class II fumarate hydratase; translation: MTATRTERDSMGELEVPKNALYGAQTQRAINNFPVSGQQMPEAFIRALITVKKAAAQANMKLEALTVDRGQAIVNACDELLAMDDVLVHFPVDVFQTGSGTSTNMNANEVIAQLASRNANEKVHPNDHVNYGQSSNDVIPTTIHVSAAIALSGELIPAVESLIEVIEVKAESVAQYCKTGRTHLMDAMPVRMDQSLMAWSAQLKQQLATLRSVQPAIQTLAQGGTAVGTGINAHADFAPAFSETLKELTDIPFTPADNFFALIGSQDTAVTLSGALKSLAVTLMKIANDLRWMNSGPLAGLGEIALPALQPGSSIMPGKVNPVIPEAVAMASAQVIGNDAAITVGGQSGNFELNVMLPMIATNLLSSLSLMTNSASLIGEQAIKGFTVNQDNLEEALYRNPVLVTALNPVIGYAKAAEIAKTAYKENKPVIDVAEAMTDIPRDELVQLLDPEKLTRP
- the azu gene encoding azurin → MIKKLLGGATFLFFASSAFANDCAVTVESNDAMQFNTSNVVIPASCDEFTVTLKHTGQLPKQSMGHNWVMTAKADGQAVATDGMSAGLDNNYIKPNDERVIGATEIIGGGEETSTTFSVKGLSKDEDYMFFCSFPGHIGIMQGTVTLES
- a CDS encoding chloride channel protein, with product MRLQALREEVAHPRTSIQLCMLGIVGGTCAALIIILFRLCVEWLQETGVSSLQAVLTYDWLVWLIMPFISVGLILFIAFLTGFKHYRLGIPFVIHRVKYYYGYVPLRTTINQFFGGMLALVGGFVVGREGPSVHMGASGSSFLGQWLRLPYNSIRILAGCGIAAGISASFNTPFAAVIFVMEVVLREYKIHIFVPIMLAAACGSVLTRIVFGEVNELSFLSFNAFSQWMYFYLVLLGVLLGMLAVLFNSQLMSVMTWFRPVSMVWRLVLAALITGTIGMFIPEALGANFIDVEHLFDSSPGALLLVSTLIFKVILAVFAIGLGIPGGIIGPVMVIGMLAGAVLLLPLSYFINVPEFTNSFALLGIAGMLTAVLHAPLAALSAVMELSYSPQIILPAMLVIVPAYVTSTQFFGNRSIFIRQLDYQNLPYAISSIREALEKTGVLAAMNTEYKLFHDAPEAALFNYLESNPTKIVIQKSKFEIDVQYKLVQYNVSLEHDASALNYYDMEGISAQSTLHEVYEHLKNSRSGAVYIYDQELNDIIGVVTWNILQSFLQKAHY
- a CDS encoding DUF6776 family protein, which encodes MTTDQLKEVLGNYKWSLLVALIMLVMVGFGYKLARMIDEGDHKKVQAQQDTIAILSSENNTLITRVNQLEVAIELSKLEAEKITSTLSEQKKELEAQQELLGFYERVMAPEKVDAGFAIEGVEVFPVAEETYQLRMVLLQAKQKKAVINGNVKIVITGKRNGEPVTLTSGKSGALGEDVKYRFRFFQAVNLTLNIPGDIDIETIELSTTVYQYKTRKDNYELSVPWNKALSVGVE
- a CDS encoding CopD family protein; this translates as MYILWFKALHIFFMLAWMAGLFYLPRLFVYHATTQSQVVKDEFKVMERRLWFFVTPFALLTLAFGVALIVSYGGTWFKMSGWLHIKLLLLLAIYGYHFYLFKLMKQFARDENRHTPRFYRFLNEAPVLIILAIVCLAVVKPF
- a CDS encoding UPF0149 family protein, coding for MVNDGFPINTISDIVSLPSFREVLPSPHHIDGMIFAVASAPEIPMPEQWMPWLIQSSNSQLVDKDVDKLADALMNGLRAHLDFMRQEKSPLPCELLKTLEIEGSAYPSPALENWLNGLLQVHKQLEPVWEDAWQHLEKNSTASKEVPPDDKPASSEQAEPAESRLSRCLKLFSTLANVELALSYRNEKQAKELKGNMGLLVKQLPSVLADYTNLSGELASSLPNQFEMYTKIT
- the minC gene encoding septum site-determining protein MinC, with amino-acid sequence MTETCFRMKGTTLTSIVLEVLDFEPDNFEAQLSQKVASAPQFFTRSSLILHLIKPLSATEFELLVALCRRLQLQPMAVKGEVAELKPTINDLGLADVSQSKFTDSTLRSQKTAQSAEVKSESTTNSDAESAQSQNNEPAAPAKAEAISPPAVATLKPAKVINRPVRSGQQVYAEGSDLVVTASVSEGAELLADGNIHVYGTLRGRALAGVKGNTGARVFCQSLDAELISIAGQFIMHETVKGECWKKPAQVFLEEETLRIEPLA
- a CDS encoding Nramp family divalent metal transporter, which translates into the protein MAKDKSGYIIAAAFIGPGTVTTASLAGANFGFHLVWALLFSIFATIVLQDMAARLGVASGQGLASAMKNMAYKPWLKNAFIVLIVSAIGIGNAAYESGNLTGAAIGLDAFISIGIGPWASILGTIAIVLLWSGSYKWIETVLVYLVFIMAGVFLVTLLVAKPDIAVMFSQLLSPRLDADAITTVLALIGTTIVPYNLFLHASLVAKSSRGQNKQDAVVACRNQSAKAISMGGLITLIVMATAMMAFFNQAATMDASNMGEQLKPVLGDKAQWFFALGLFAAGLTSAITAPLAAAYAVTGALGLSDDMQSKSFKAVWFIIIVVGVSVAALGFKPLPAILFAQATNALLLPIIAIFLLVVMNKSTALGEFRNTWKSNLAGFVVVGTVIGLGLYKLIGVFS